A region from the Desulfomarina profundi genome encodes:
- a CDS encoding CaiB/BaiF CoA transferase family protein — MFDKGALKGIKVLDLSRMLPGPYCSMILADHGAEVIAVESRRFQGDGLFFNDLNRNKRHMSLDLKNSKGLEIFFKLAKHVDVIIEGFRPGVVKRLGVDYGSVKKINPSVIYCSITGYGQDGPLADRVGHDINYLAQAGILDLIGPADGAPTVPAVQLADIAGGSLQSVIGIMMALYAREKHPEKLGQYIDIAMADGMIGFHALPYFLEKETGQVQKRSNTMLSHRYGCYNTYKTADGRFLAIGAVENRFWSKLCEVLGKPEYGKAQYDENVREEIIEWLRETFQKEPLSKWDSLLSALEVCYAPVQTMTEVFRDEHFLERSMVIKNKGADGSDEVSLGPAVKLGGTPASLRTEPQGFGQSTSEILQELGFGIKRSGNFIG; from the coding sequence ATGTTTGATAAAGGCGCGCTGAAGGGCATAAAGGTTCTTGATCTGTCCAGGATGCTGCCGGGGCCATACTGTTCCATGATACTTGCAGATCATGGTGCTGAGGTTATTGCCGTTGAGAGCAGAAGATTCCAAGGGGATGGGCTATTTTTCAATGATCTGAACAGAAACAAACGCCATATGTCCCTGGATCTGAAAAACAGCAAAGGGTTGGAGATTTTTTTTAAACTGGCCAAACATGTGGATGTGATCATCGAAGGATTTCGGCCCGGTGTGGTTAAAAGGCTCGGAGTGGATTATGGGTCTGTGAAAAAAATTAACCCCTCAGTAATTTATTGTTCAATTACCGGTTATGGTCAGGATGGACCTCTGGCCGACCGGGTTGGACACGATATCAACTACCTTGCCCAGGCCGGAATACTTGATCTTATTGGTCCTGCAGATGGTGCTCCGACAGTTCCCGCGGTCCAGTTAGCCGATATAGCAGGTGGCAGTCTGCAGAGTGTTATTGGAATTATGATGGCCCTTTACGCCCGGGAAAAACATCCCGAAAAGCTGGGCCAGTATATTGATATTGCCATGGCGGACGGGATGATAGGTTTCCATGCTCTGCCGTATTTTCTGGAAAAAGAGACTGGACAGGTACAGAAACGTTCCAATACCATGTTGTCACACAGATATGGTTGTTATAATACTTACAAGACGGCTGATGGCAGATTTTTGGCAATAGGAGCGGTTGAAAACCGCTTCTGGAGCAAACTCTGTGAGGTTCTTGGAAAACCTGAATACGGAAAAGCTCAATATGATGAAAATGTCCGGGAAGAAATCATTGAATGGCTGAGGGAAACCTTTCAGAAAGAGCCGTTAAGCAAATGGGACAGCCTGTTGTCCGCTCTTGAAGTTTGCTATGCACCGGTTCAGACAATGACAGAGGTGTTCAGAGATGAACATTTTCTTGAGCGTTCGATGGTAATAAAAAACAAAGGTGCGGATGGTTCAGATGAGGTGAGTCTTGGCCCTGCTGTCAAGCTTGGTGGAACACCCGCTTCACTGAGAACTGAGCCCCAGGGTTTCGGTCAGAGCACTTCAGAAATATTACAGGAGCTTGGGTTCGGGATAAAGAGATCCGGGAATTTTATCGGTTGA
- the icmF gene encoding fused isobutyryl-CoA mutase/GTPase IcmF: protein MNASVEIYRPENVVRAITATSLFDGHDASTNIMRRILQDSGVEVIHLAHNRSVQELVETAIAEDAQGIAMSSYQGGHMEAFKYMIDLLKEKNASHIKVFGGGGGVIVADEIKELEAYGVTKIYSPEDGRLMGLQGMINHMIREMDFSTLPFHDLDPETLDTKNPKAIGGFITAVQKAKSTDSNELETLMAQLAPIAEKNNPPVIGITGTGGAGKSSLTDEIIVRFLHDIKDISIAIICCDPSRRKTGGALLGDRIRMNSITSSDNVYMRSLATQNSSTEVSEALPEAIAVAKAAGFDLIIAETAGIGQGDSKITDLSDLSIYVMTSEYGAPSQLEKIDMLDYADCIVVNKFEKKGSDDAIRDIRKQVQRNRKAWDTKPEDFPVFGTIASKFNDDGTTALYHAIIDMLAEKTSLKLQPSLPRPQSKTSSSKTIVIPSDRIRYLAEISSTVRSYHKESEEQSEWVRKRRHLSESLDMIDCEEETYQPLCDLLQEKISQTAKQITPETEDIIQSWHDIKQAYSGDEYVYTVRGREIRVPLYTRSLSHSKIPKISLPKFTDPGDLYCWMRKENLPGYFPYTAGVFPMKRTGEAPTRMFAGEGGPAQTNARFKLLSENSEAKRLSTAFDSVTLYGMDPATRPDIYGKIGTSGVSICTLDDIKVLYDGFDLCAPTTSVSMTINGPAPIMLAMFMNAAIDQQVDKFKNKTGKAPSADEYAKIKADVLSTVRGTVQADILKEDQGQNTCIFSIEFALKMMGDIQEYFIDHNVKNFYSVSVSGYHIAEAGANPITQLALTLSNGFTYVEYYLARGMDINDIAPNLSFFFSNGMDPEYTVIGRVARRIWSLAMKKKYNASKTSQRLKYHIQTSGRSLHCQEIQFNDIRTTLQALCAIYDNCNSLHTNAYDEAITTPSAESVRRALAIQLIINNEWGLAKNENMNQGSFIVEELTDLVEEAVLVEFDRITDRGGVLGAMETGYQRGKIQEESMYYEGLKHSGEYPIIGVNTFCNPDANYDEENACLELARATDEEKDKQIRRLADFHARHKNECPAALENLKTTALEGRNIFEELLETVKHCSLGQITNALYEVGGQYRRNM from the coding sequence ATGAATGCATCAGTGGAAATATATAGACCGGAGAATGTAGTTCGCGCCATTACAGCCACCTCCCTGTTTGACGGCCACGACGCTTCAACCAATATCATGCGCAGAATTCTTCAGGATTCCGGTGTTGAAGTTATCCACCTAGCCCATAACCGATCCGTCCAGGAACTTGTCGAAACCGCCATAGCGGAAGACGCCCAGGGAATCGCCATGTCAAGCTACCAGGGCGGGCATATGGAAGCGTTTAAATACATGATTGATCTTCTCAAGGAAAAAAATGCATCCCACATCAAGGTCTTTGGTGGTGGAGGCGGTGTCATTGTTGCCGACGAAATCAAGGAACTTGAAGCGTATGGAGTTACAAAAATCTATTCCCCTGAAGATGGGCGTCTTATGGGGTTACAGGGAATGATCAACCATATGATCCGGGAGATGGATTTTTCCACCCTGCCCTTCCATGATCTTGACCCCGAAACCCTGGATACCAAAAACCCAAAGGCTATTGGCGGGTTTATTACAGCTGTCCAGAAGGCCAAAAGCACCGACAGCAATGAGCTGGAAACTCTCATGGCTCAACTCGCCCCGATTGCTGAAAAAAACAACCCGCCTGTTATTGGTATTACGGGAACCGGGGGTGCAGGAAAATCCTCTTTGACTGATGAAATAATTGTCCGTTTTCTCCATGATATCAAGGATATTTCCATTGCAATTATCTGCTGTGATCCTTCACGGAGAAAAACGGGTGGCGCTCTTCTGGGTGACAGGATTCGCATGAACTCCATCACCTCCTCCGACAATGTCTACATGCGCAGTCTTGCCACCCAGAACTCTTCCACAGAAGTCTCTGAAGCGCTGCCTGAAGCAATAGCAGTGGCAAAGGCTGCCGGGTTTGATCTTATCATTGCTGAAACCGCGGGAATCGGCCAGGGCGACTCGAAGATCACCGACCTCTCGGATCTTTCCATCTATGTCATGACCAGTGAGTACGGTGCCCCCTCCCAGCTCGAAAAAATCGATATGCTCGATTATGCAGATTGCATTGTCGTCAATAAATTTGAAAAGAAAGGCAGTGACGATGCCATCCGTGACATCCGTAAACAGGTTCAGCGTAACAGAAAGGCATGGGATACCAAACCTGAGGATTTTCCTGTCTTCGGCACAATCGCCTCAAAGTTCAATGATGACGGTACCACAGCACTCTACCACGCCATTATTGATATGCTGGCTGAAAAAACATCATTAAAACTGCAGCCGTCCCTGCCCCGACCTCAGTCGAAAACATCTTCCTCCAAGACTATTGTCATTCCTTCAGATCGTATTCGCTACCTCGCTGAAATATCAAGTACCGTACGCTCTTACCACAAGGAATCAGAAGAGCAGTCTGAATGGGTCAGAAAACGCCGCCACCTTTCGGAAAGTCTCGATATGATCGATTGCGAAGAGGAAACGTACCAGCCTCTCTGTGATCTTCTTCAGGAAAAAATTTCACAGACAGCAAAGCAGATAACTCCTGAAACAGAGGACATCATTCAAAGCTGGCACGATATCAAACAGGCCTACAGTGGAGACGAATACGTCTATACAGTACGTGGCCGTGAAATAAGAGTTCCTCTATACACCCGTTCACTCTCCCACTCAAAGATCCCTAAGATATCTCTGCCCAAATTTACCGATCCCGGAGATCTCTACTGTTGGATGCGTAAAGAAAATCTCCCCGGCTATTTTCCGTATACCGCCGGAGTCTTCCCCATGAAGCGAACCGGAGAGGCACCCACCAGAATGTTCGCCGGCGAAGGTGGTCCTGCACAGACAAACGCCCGTTTTAAGCTGCTGTCTGAAAATTCAGAAGCAAAAAGGCTTTCCACGGCATTTGACTCAGTAACCCTCTATGGTATGGATCCAGCCACCCGTCCCGATATTTACGGTAAAATCGGCACTTCAGGTGTTTCCATATGTACCCTGGATGATATCAAGGTTCTCTATGACGGCTTTGATCTCTGCGCTCCCACCACCTCTGTCTCCATGACCATCAACGGTCCGGCCCCTATCATGCTTGCCATGTTCATGAATGCCGCCATTGACCAACAGGTTGATAAGTTCAAAAATAAAACCGGCAAGGCACCTTCCGCCGATGAATATGCTAAAATCAAGGCCGATGTACTTTCAACGGTTCGTGGTACCGTCCAGGCCGATATTCTCAAGGAAGACCAGGGGCAGAACACTTGTATATTCTCCATTGAATTTGCACTGAAAATGATGGGAGACATTCAGGAGTATTTTATCGACCACAATGTCAAAAATTTCTATTCCGTTTCCGTTTCCGGTTACCATATTGCAGAAGCCGGGGCCAACCCCATCACTCAGCTGGCACTGACGCTTTCCAATGGCTTTACGTATGTGGAGTATTATCTGGCCAGAGGTATGGATATAAACGACATCGCTCCCAACCTCTCCTTCTTCTTTTCCAATGGAATGGATCCGGAATACACGGTCATTGGTCGTGTTGCCAGACGCATCTGGTCCCTTGCCATGAAAAAGAAATATAACGCTTCAAAGACTTCCCAGCGTCTGAAATACCATATCCAGACTTCAGGAAGATCCCTGCACTGCCAGGAGATTCAATTTAACGATATTCGCACTACCCTGCAGGCCCTCTGTGCCATCTATGACAACTGCAATTCCCTGCATACCAATGCCTATGATGAGGCCATTACAACACCCAGTGCGGAATCTGTTAGACGGGCTTTGGCCATCCAGCTCATTATCAATAATGAATGGGGACTGGCCAAAAATGAGAATATGAATCAGGGAAGTTTTATTGTCGAAGAACTGACCGATCTTGTGGAGGAGGCTGTTCTCGTGGAATTTGATCGTATTACTGATCGTGGCGGTGTTCTCGGTGCAATGGAGACTGGATACCAACGTGGAAAAATTCAGGAAGAATCCATGTACTACGAGGGATTAAAGCACTCCGGTGAATATCCGATCATAGGTGTGAACACTTTTTGCAATCCAGACGCCAACTACGATGAAGAAAATGCCTGCCTGGAACTGGCAAGGGCAACAGATGAAGAAAAGGACAAACAGATCCGGCGTCTTGCTGATTTTCACGCACGCCACAAAAATGAATGTCCTGCCGCCCTTGAAAACCTGAAAACAACGGCACTGGAAGGCAGAAATATTTTTGAGGAACTCCTTGAGACTGTAAAGCATTGCAGCCTGGGTCAGATAACCAATGCACTTTACGAAGTCGGGGGCCAGTACAGAAGAAATATGTGA
- a CDS encoding TetR/AcrR family transcriptional regulator yields the protein MKENHDQEREVATHIKNKELVRERRRKIVDVAVKLFIEHGYHKTTTRALAKKTGMSTGSLYEYVSSKDDVLYLVCTSIHAEVERGIKEALARPVENGCALAEVIREFFLVCERMSDHVLLMYQVTQFLPEKWQKKVLEAELRITDLFIEAMKELRISGKIPDLDDHTINLIGHNISVLGHTWAFRRWYFAKYFTIDEYIEQQTEFIMRFLGKKNNQQYLPCRNNVTDTGSSV from the coding sequence ATGAAGGAAAACCACGATCAGGAACGTGAAGTAGCAACCCATATAAAAAACAAGGAACTTGTCAGGGAAAGGAGAAGGAAGATAGTTGATGTTGCTGTCAAGCTTTTTATAGAACATGGCTATCATAAAACAACAACCAGGGCTCTTGCCAAAAAAACAGGAATGTCCACCGGTTCACTGTATGAATATGTTTCCAGTAAGGACGATGTGCTTTACCTGGTATGCACCTCCATTCATGCCGAAGTGGAAAGAGGTATAAAGGAAGCCCTGGCCAGGCCTGTTGAGAACGGCTGTGCTCTGGCAGAGGTGATTCGGGAGTTTTTTCTGGTCTGTGAGAGAATGAGTGATCACGTCCTGCTGATGTACCAGGTGACACAGTTTCTGCCGGAAAAATGGCAGAAAAAAGTTCTGGAAGCCGAATTGCGTATTACCGACCTGTTCATCGAGGCCATGAAGGAGCTGAGAATTTCAGGAAAAATTCCTGACCTGGATGACCATACAATCAACCTGATCGGACATAATATCTCCGTTCTTGGTCATACCTGGGCTTTCAGGCGGTGGTATTTTGCAAAATATTTTACAATAGATGAATACATCGAACAGCAAACCGAATTCATCATGCGGTTTTTAGGTAAGAAAAACAACCAGCAGTATCTACCCTGCCGTAACAATGTTACGGATACGGGCAGCTCTGTTTGA
- a CDS encoding electron transfer flavoprotein subunit alpha/FixB family protein gives MKALLIAEYKDGEILGSYAELIGFAGRLGAESAMFLVGNKDNLPQYDGRLYLADVASCGEFDPDGHKQLLLETIEKENPDVIVFSHSSYGWDLAPRIAFAVGAAQVSEVVEIVDGNYIVPACNAKLQRTVKSGTEKCVITLQAGAFSLPDDPTGTPEVIEMNCSPAARVEFSGYEQAEQGGVDLSKSEIIVSAGRGIGKPENVTLIADLAEALGGDYGASRPVVDSEWVEHNRQVGTTGQSVAPKLYMACGISGAIQHLAGMKKSDFIVAINTDKDAPIGEVADVLVVADLKQFVPLLTEKIKSL, from the coding sequence ATGAAAGCGTTACTTATTGCAGAATACAAAGATGGAGAAATCCTCGGCAGCTACGCCGAACTCATAGGTTTTGCTGGACGGCTTGGCGCTGAAAGCGCCATGTTTCTCGTGGGAAATAAAGATAATCTTCCCCAATATGATGGAAGACTTTACCTGGCAGATGTTGCAAGCTGTGGAGAATTTGATCCGGACGGTCATAAACAGCTCCTCCTGGAAACGATTGAAAAGGAAAATCCAGATGTGATTGTTTTCAGTCATTCCTCTTATGGCTGGGATCTTGCACCCCGGATTGCCTTTGCAGTTGGAGCAGCCCAGGTCTCGGAGGTAGTGGAAATTGTTGACGGGAATTATATTGTTCCAGCCTGTAATGCAAAATTACAACGTACCGTCAAAAGCGGCACCGAAAAATGTGTTATCACCCTGCAGGCCGGAGCCTTCAGCCTTCCCGATGACCCGACTGGTACACCGGAAGTAATTGAGATGAATTGCAGTCCTGCCGCAAGAGTTGAATTCAGTGGTTATGAACAGGCTGAACAGGGCGGAGTGGATCTTTCCAAATCAGAAATTATTGTCAGTGCCGGCCGCGGTATCGGTAAACCGGAAAATGTTACCCTTATCGCCGACCTCGCCGAAGCGCTGGGTGGAGATTATGGTGCCAGCCGTCCTGTTGTTGATTCGGAATGGGTTGAGCATAATAGACAGGTGGGAACAACAGGGCAGAGTGTCGCCCCTAAACTCTATATGGCCTGTGGTATTTCCGGAGCCATTCAGCATCTTGCCGGAATGAAGAAATCGGATTTTATCGTGGCCATCAATACGGACAAGGACGCTCCTATAGGCGAAGTTGCCGATGTCCTGGTTGTTGCAGACCTGAAGCAATTTGTCCCTCTGTTGACAGAGAAAATAAAGAGCCTTTAA
- a CDS encoding electron transfer flavoprotein subunit beta/FixA family protein: protein MKILVCIKQVPDMESKFKIDSENKWYDSADLAWRMNEYDEYGVEQAVRLKEQVKDADLTVLCIGPDKVKETMKKALAMGCDRGVHLVDDAISAKDPFTVASIIAEFARDKDFQYIFTGMQSQDRGSAQVGVLVAEMLSLPCITTIVDFEYTEGKVTTRRELEGGVKAVVSVSGPAVFTCQLGLNTPRYPTLPNIMKAKKKELLSIPVEEIVQVENKLQTEKIAYPEKKGTGLILEGDAGELADQLISILKEKTGVLA, encoded by the coding sequence ATGAAAATTCTAGTTTGCATAAAACAGGTTCCTGACATGGAATCGAAGTTTAAAATTGACAGTGAAAACAAATGGTACGACAGTGCTGATCTCGCCTGGCGCATGAATGAATATGACGAATACGGTGTTGAACAGGCTGTCAGACTCAAAGAGCAGGTAAAAGATGCGGATCTTACAGTTCTCTGTATCGGCCCGGACAAGGTCAAGGAAACCATGAAAAAGGCGCTGGCCATGGGATGTGACCGGGGAGTACATCTTGTAGATGATGCCATCTCAGCAAAAGATCCCTTCACCGTTGCATCAATTATCGCAGAATTCGCCAGAGATAAAGATTTTCAGTATATTTTCACTGGGATGCAGTCTCAGGATCGAGGTTCAGCCCAGGTCGGTGTCCTCGTAGCCGAGATGTTGTCCCTTCCCTGTATTACAACCATCGTTGACTTTGAATACACTGAAGGAAAAGTCACCACCAGGCGTGAACTGGAAGGTGGAGTCAAGGCTGTGGTCAGTGTCAGTGGACCTGCGGTATTCACCTGTCAGCTCGGTCTGAACACTCCCCGCTACCCGACCCTGCCCAATATCATGAAGGCCAAGAAAAAGGAACTCCTTTCCATTCCTGTGGAAGAGATTGTCCAGGTGGAAAACAAACTGCAGACCGAAAAAATTGCTTATCCCGAGAAAAAAGGAACCGGTCTGATTCTTGAGGGTGATGCCGGCGAACTTGCTGACCAACTGATTTCAATTCTAAAAGAAAAAACCGGCGTGCTGGCCTAA
- a CDS encoding acyl-CoA dehydrogenase produces MNFELTEEQSLIKSMVREFAEAEVAPTAKERDEEEKFDRQLMFDKLGELGLTGIVFPEEYGGAGADYISYSIAVEELSRVDASTGVTLSAHLSLAANPIYLFGSEEQKQTFLVPMASGEKMGAFGLTEPSAGSDAGGTKTTAVKKGDKWILNGTKIFITNGGEAEVYVVLARTDKEAEKHHGISAFIVEKGTPGFSFGKKEQKLGIRSSPTMELIFENCEIPAENLLGEEGHGFKIAMKTLDGGRIGIASQAIGIAQGALDAALEYAKERKQFDTPIARFQGVQFQLADMATQIEAARLLVYNAAYKASNGLSYSQASAMAKLMASETAMKVTTQAVQILGGYGYTRDFPVERMMRDAKITEIYEGTSEIQRLVIGTNLTR; encoded by the coding sequence ATGAACTTTGAATTAACTGAAGAACAGAGCCTGATAAAAAGCATGGTTCGTGAATTTGCTGAAGCTGAGGTCGCGCCCACCGCAAAAGAAAGGGATGAAGAGGAAAAATTTGATCGCCAACTGATGTTTGACAAACTTGGAGAACTGGGCCTGACAGGTATAGTTTTTCCTGAAGAATATGGTGGCGCGGGGGCCGACTATATCAGTTATTCAATTGCCGTTGAAGAGTTATCCAGGGTAGATGCCTCCACCGGAGTCACCCTTTCCGCCCACCTTTCACTGGCGGCCAACCCCATATACCTGTTTGGCAGTGAAGAACAGAAACAGACCTTTTTAGTCCCCATGGCCAGTGGAGAAAAAATGGGTGCCTTCGGGTTAACTGAACCATCCGCCGGGTCTGATGCCGGGGGAACAAAGACCACTGCAGTGAAAAAGGGTGATAAGTGGATTCTCAACGGTACTAAAATTTTTATTACCAACGGTGGTGAAGCGGAAGTGTATGTCGTCCTTGCAAGAACCGACAAGGAAGCCGAAAAACATCACGGCATCAGTGCCTTCATCGTAGAAAAAGGAACTCCCGGGTTCAGTTTTGGAAAAAAAGAACAGAAACTTGGTATCCGCAGTTCACCTACAATGGAACTTATTTTTGAAAACTGTGAAATCCCTGCAGAAAATTTACTTGGTGAAGAGGGTCATGGTTTTAAAATCGCCATGAAAACCCTTGATGGTGGAAGAATAGGGATCGCCTCACAGGCCATCGGTATTGCCCAGGGCGCATTGGATGCTGCTCTTGAATACGCCAAAGAACGCAAACAGTTTGATACCCCTATTGCCCGTTTCCAGGGCGTGCAGTTTCAACTTGCTGATATGGCTACACAGATAGAAGCCGCCAGACTGCTCGTATACAATGCTGCCTACAAAGCCAGCAACGGACTTTCTTATTCCCAGGCTTCTGCCATGGCAAAGCTGATGGCCAGTGAAACAGCCATGAAGGTTACAACCCAAGCGGTACAGATTCTCGGCGGTTATGGGTACACCCGTGACTTTCCGGTAGAAAGAATGATGCGGGATGCAAAAATTACTGAAATTTACGAGGGTACCAGTGAAATCCAGAGACTGGTTATTGGCACAAACCTCACCAGGTGA
- a CDS encoding AMP-binding protein produces MSMKSLYKEVMDLNLMDDNDQKRDTAKAFFEKLNAMELPEYFNWAEEVFEDLHVKERGDSQALVWADLATKESATYSYSEFAARGNQCLNSLRKAGVEKGNNMYMMVPIVPETWFTSYACIKGGLVAVPTATTMTLRELQFRFETYAPDSILADEIYADLIDEALKLTGATPKIKLVRGNKEGWTSYTELEKEATEAEAAKTRSDDLLFCFFTSGTTGLPKRVGHTATSYPLGHLSTSVMTGIRPDDVHHNLGAPGWAKWAWSSFFAPFNVGASASGFNFTTLDGDAYLDAISTHKITTFCAPPTAWRMFINLDTSKYDLSNLRQSIGAGEPLNPEVISQWKKLTGTEIRDFYGQTESTAMIGNHPWMNGKMRSGSFGQPSFMYDVALADDEGNVITKPDEVGHIVVKLDKWRSIGLFTEYIGNPDKMADVFRDNFYYTGDRATFDEDGYWWFVGRSDDVIKSSDFRIGPFEVESALMEHPSVAETAIVGVPDKKYHQLVKAFVILNASYEPSRELALELFKHTIDILAKFKIPRIIEFVPEVPKTLSGKIRRVELRQQEVEKQEAGTKAQTNEFFYWDFPELSSKKK; encoded by the coding sequence ATGAGTATGAAAAGTCTGTATAAGGAAGTGATGGACCTGAACTTGATGGATGACAATGACCAGAAAAGGGATACGGCGAAGGCATTTTTTGAAAAACTGAACGCCATGGAGCTTCCGGAATATTTCAACTGGGCAGAAGAGGTATTTGAAGATCTTCACGTGAAGGAAAGAGGTGACAGTCAGGCTCTGGTCTGGGCTGACCTGGCAACCAAGGAAAGTGCTACCTATTCCTACAGTGAATTCGCTGCCAGAGGAAACCAGTGTCTCAATTCCCTGAGAAAAGCAGGCGTGGAAAAAGGAAACAACATGTATATGATGGTTCCGATTGTTCCCGAAACCTGGTTTACCAGCTATGCCTGTATTAAGGGCGGTCTTGTTGCGGTACCCACTGCCACCACCATGACCTTACGTGAACTGCAATTCAGATTCGAGACATATGCTCCCGATTCAATACTTGCGGACGAAATCTATGCTGATCTCATTGATGAAGCCCTGAAACTCACCGGTGCCACCCCGAAAATAAAGCTGGTACGCGGAAACAAAGAAGGATGGACAAGTTACACTGAGCTGGAAAAAGAAGCAACGGAAGCTGAGGCTGCAAAAACCAGATCGGACGATCTGCTTTTCTGCTTCTTTACTTCAGGAACGACAGGACTGCCAAAACGTGTCGGTCATACCGCAACTTCCTATCCACTTGGTCATCTCTCAACTTCAGTTATGACTGGTATCCGTCCGGACGATGTCCACCACAATCTCGGGGCTCCCGGCTGGGCTAAATGGGCCTGGTCAAGCTTTTTTGCACCGTTTAATGTTGGCGCCTCCGCCTCTGGATTCAATTTTACGACTCTCGATGGTGACGCCTATCTTGATGCTATCTCCACCCACAAAATTACTACTTTCTGTGCGCCACCAACAGCATGGAGAATGTTCATCAACCTGGATACGTCCAAATATGACCTCTCCAACCTGCGTCAGTCCATCGGAGCCGGTGAGCCTCTTAATCCGGAAGTTATTTCCCAATGGAAGAAACTGACAGGTACCGAAATTCGTGACTTCTACGGCCAGACCGAATCCACAGCAATGATCGGCAACCACCCATGGATGAACGGCAAAATGAGATCCGGTTCCTTCGGTCAGCCTTCCTTCATGTATGACGTGGCTCTTGCCGATGATGAAGGAAATGTTATCACCAAGCCGGACGAGGTTGGGCATATCGTAGTTAAACTTGATAAATGGCGTTCAATTGGTCTGTTTACCGAATATATTGGCAATCCGGACAAAATGGCTGATGTCTTCAGGGATAATTTTTATTATACTGGTGACCGTGCAACCTTTGATGAAGACGGATACTGGTGGTTTGTCGGGCGAAGTGATGATGTTATCAAGTCATCTGATTTCCGCATCGGTCCCTTTGAGGTGGAAAGTGCCCTTATGGAGCATCCCTCCGTTGCTGAAACCGCGATTGTCGGTGTTCCCGACAAGAAATACCATCAACTGGTAAAAGCTTTTGTTATTCTGAATGCCTCCTATGAACCCTCACGGGAACTGGCACTCGAACTGTTCAAGCATACCATCGACATTCTCGCCAAATTCAAGATTCCAAGAATCATTGAATTTGTACCGGAAGTACCCAAAACCCTCAGTGGAAAAATCCGCCGGGTTGAACTTCGTCAACAGGAAGTTGAAAAGCAGGAAGCCGGAACCAAGGCCCAGACAAATGAATTTTTCTACTGGGATTTCCCGGAACTGAGTTCAAAGAAAAAATAA
- a CDS encoding 3-hydroxybutyryl-CoA dehydrogenase, protein MQIKKFGVIGSGQMGNGIAQVAAASGLEVLMSDIAEEFTAKGIANIEKNLSRSVDKGRIGADEKEAILSRISTTTQLADMASVDFVVEAAVEREDLKFGIFRELDEVCPEHVILSTNTSSIPIGRIASQTKRPEKVIGMHFMNPVPVMKLVEVIKGLATSAETFDVTWNLCEKFGKTPAEANDFPGFIANRILLPMINEAVFCLYQNVGKPEDIDTVMRLGMNHPMGPLALADLIGLDTCLAIMETLYDGFKDSKYRPCPLLRKYVEAGWLGRKTGRGFYDYSK, encoded by the coding sequence ATGCAGATAAAGAAATTCGGTGTTATCGGTTCCGGTCAGATGGGTAACGGTATTGCCCAGGTAGCCGCAGCAAGTGGACTTGAAGTTTTGATGAGTGATATCGCGGAGGAATTTACCGCAAAAGGTATTGCCAATATAGAGAAAAACCTGAGCCGATCAGTAGATAAGGGCCGGATCGGCGCGGATGAAAAAGAAGCAATACTGAGCAGAATTTCCACCACAACTCAACTGGCTGACATGGCATCAGTGGATTTTGTTGTCGAGGCTGCCGTTGAACGGGAAGATCTTAAATTCGGTATCTTCCGTGAACTTGATGAGGTCTGCCCTGAACATGTTATTCTGTCAACCAATACTTCTTCAATTCCCATCGGCAGAATTGCTTCTCAGACAAAACGTCCGGAAAAGGTCATCGGTATGCATTTCATGAATCCTGTACCGGTGATGAAACTGGTTGAAGTGATCAAAGGTCTGGCAACTTCTGCTGAAACCTTTGATGTCACGTGGAATCTGTGTGAAAAGTTTGGAAAGACACCGGCAGAGGCTAATGATTTCCCGGGATTTATTGCTAACAGGATTCTGTTACCCATGATTAATGAAGCGGTTTTCTGCCTTTACCAGAACGTGGGTAAGCCTGAAGATATTGACACGGTCATGCGGCTTGGTATGAACCACCCCATGGGACCGCTTGCCCTTGCTGACCTGATCGGCCTTGATACCTGTCTGGCCATTATGGAGACGCTGTATGACGGTTTCAAGGATTCAAAATATCGTCCCTGTCCGCTGTTGAGAAAATATGTTGAGGCCGGCTGGCTTGGGAGAAAAACCGGCAGGGGATTTTACGATTATTCGAAATAG